The following coding sequences lie in one Capsicum annuum cultivar UCD-10X-F1 chromosome 5, UCD10Xv1.1, whole genome shotgun sequence genomic window:
- the LOC107871440 gene encoding uncharacterized protein LOC107871440: MAASTSVTSPLHKKMSARRAKTTGWAAFDLNERMKQQGLEPEPDRETFPHLSVPATSFSGPSQSIAKSRGAILEKPFSSLLLPSVSFPSLMTNKGSDANQIQVGDSRFNQSDDFIQERGFLEACQKLKKLHPWADDTLIADVMAGVNDFNKALRLLEAMVSPHHTDVADDNKKTKRFGIDTFLTPEEADTPYIQKFKEVDTDTKGVKSSNKDSLMNTSKFAGNKGVSLTDNVNLDGLSHALTKCLRSSSQELINNCVFHENELHYDGAVGSLRFVPVEPEWEEDDIYSIHRKDAVKTTRSAARHSKAASEAYLRGDHLFAQHFSLKAREEWIAANRLNAQAAKEILTARNGKNDQWTLDLHGLHAKEAVQALQEHLQKIESRVTQNPAAHMNQVNLKTDAGAAVSVESSGRIDVENESKGRPLNKQRPAFLEVITGKGIHSRGQAALPMAIRSFLVENGYRYEETRPGVITVRPKFRPR, from the exons ATGGCTGCTTCTACGAGTGTGACAAGTCCTCTGCATAAGAAGATGTCTGCGAGGAGGGCTAAGACTACTGGTTGGGCTGCATTTGACCTTAATGAGAGAATGAAGCAACAAGGTCTGGAGCCAGAGCCTGACAGAGAAACCTTCCCGCACTTATCTGTTCCTGCCACTTCCTTTAGTGGTCCATCTCAAAGCATCGCAAAGAGCAGGGGAGCAATTCTAGAGAAGCCTTTTTCATCCCTGCTGTTACCATCTGTAAGTTTTCCATCTTTAATGACCAATAAAGGGTCTGATGCAAATCAAATACAAGTTGGTGATTCTCGTTTCAACCAGAGTGATGATTTTATCCAAGAAAGAGGTTTTCTTGAGGCGTGTCAAAAGCTCAAGAAGCTCCACCCATGGGCTGATGACACCCTGATTGCCGATGTCATGGCTGGTGTAAATGATTTCAATAAGGCCTTAAGATTGTTGGAAGCAATGGTATCTCCACATCATACAGATGTTGCGGATGACAACAAAAAAACCAAGAGATTTGGTATTGACACATTCTTAACTCCAGAAGAAGCAGATACTCCCTATATACAAAAGTTTAAAGAAGTGGACACAGATACTAAAGGAGTGAAGTCTAGTAATAAGGATTCTCTCATGAATACTAGTAAGTTTGCTGGCAATAAAGGTGTGTCGTTGACAGACAATGTGAATCTGGATGGATTGAGCCATGCGCTTACTAAGTGTCTTCGGAGCAGCAGCCAAGAGCTAATAAACAACTGTGTTTTTCATGAGAACGAACTTCATTATGATGGAGCAGTGGGGAGTTTGAGGTTTGTACCGGTTGAGCCTGAGTGGGAAGAAGATGATATTTACTCGATCCATCGGAAGGATGCAGTGAAGACGACGAG ATCAGCAGCCCGCCATTCTAAGGCTGCCAGTGAGGCCTATCTCAGAGGTGACCACTTATTTGCCCAGCATTTTTCTCTAAAAGCCCGAGAAGAGTGGATTGCTGCTAATAGGCTAAATGCCCAGGCAGCAAAAGAAATTTTGACTGCCCGCAACGGTAAGAATGATCAATGGACACTGGACTTGCATGGTCTTCATGCAAAAGAGGCAGTTCAAGCCTTACAAGAGCATTTGCAAAAGATTGAATCTCGGGTGACACAAAATCCTGCTGCCCATATGAATCAAGTGAACTTAAAGACCGACGCTGGAGCTGCTGTCTCTGTTGAGTCTTCAGGTCGTATTGATGTGGAGAATGAGAGCAAAGGACGCCCATTGAATAAGCAGCGGCCAGCTTTCTTAGAGGTCATAACAG GTAAAGGTATTCATAGCCGGGGACAAGCTGCGCTTCCAATGGCTATAAGAAGCTTTCTCGTGGAGAACGG ATATCGTTACGAGGAGACAAGGCCTGGTGTGATCACAGTTAGACCCAAGTTTCGACCACGATAA
- the LOC107871441 gene encoding T-complex protein 1 subunit gamma, producing MPAPVVVMQESMKREQGGKVQRANIQAAKTVADIIRTTLGPRSMLKMLLNASGGIVVTNDGNAILRELDLAHPAAKSMIELSRTQDEEVGDGTTSVIVLAGEMLHVAEAYIDKKYHPTVICRAYAKALEDAVAVLDKIAMTVDVKDDETMLGLVESCIGTKFTSQFGDLISKLAIKATRMVGVEIGQGLREVDIKKYIKVEKVPGGQLEDSVVLSGVMMNKDVVAPGKMKRKIVNPRIILLDCPLEYKKGENQTNAELLREEDWTVLLKMEEEYIENMCAQILKFKPDVVITEKGLSDLACHYLSKAGVSAIRRLRKPDNNRIAKACGAVIVNRPDELQESDVGTGAGLFEVKKIGDEFFTFIVDCKDPKACTILLRGASKDLLNEVERNLQDAMSVARNIIKCPKLVPGGGGTELTVSAMLKQKSSSVEGIEKWPYEAAAIAFEAIPRTLAQNCGVNVIRTMTALQGKHANGENAWMGIDGNTGEIADMKERKIWDSYVVKAQAFKTAIEAACLLLRIDDIVSGIKKKQAPGASQGPSKPKIDEEGDADNDQLIPE from the exons ATGCCTGCTCCAGTTGTTGTTATGC AGGAATCTATGAAACGTGAGCAAGGTGGCAAGGTACAGCGGGCGAATATCCAAGCGGCAAAG ACTGTTGCTGACATTATCCGCACTACTTTGGGTCCGCGATCCATGTTAAAAATGCTCCTCAATGCTTCTGGAG GAATCGTAgtaacaaatgatggaaatgcaATTCTCCGTGAGCTAGATCTTGCTCACCCTGCCGCAAAG TCGATGATTGAACTAAGCCGCACCCAAGATGAAGAGGTAGGAGACGGAACAACGTCAGTCATTGTCCTTG ctGGTGAGATGCTCCATGTTGCGGAAGCTTATATTGACAAGAAGTATCATCCTACAGTAATATGTAGAG CTTATGCTAAAGCACTTGAGGATGCTGTGGCCGTGCTTGACAAAATTGCAATGACAGTTGATGTCAAAGATG ATGAAACAATGTTGGGGCTGGTGGAGAGTTGCATCGGCACAAAGTTTACTAGTCaatttggggatttaatttcT AAATTAGCAATTAAGGCCACAAGAATGGTTGGCGTGGAAATTGGCCAAGGGTTGCGTGAGGTGGACATCAAGAAATACATCAAGGTTGAGAAGGTGCCCGGTGGACAGTTGGAAGACTCTGTAGTGCTTAGTGGAGTAATGATGAACAAAGATGTAGTTGCCCCTGGCAAAATGAAGAGGAAGATCGTAAACCCTCGCATCATTCTTCTTGATTGTCCTCTAGAGTACAAGAAAGGCGAGAACCAAACCAATGCAGAGCTCCTTAGAGAGGAGGATTGGACTGTCCTCTTAAAAATGGAAGAAGAGTACATTGAAAACATGTGCGCACAGATACTTAAATTCAAGCCGGATGTGGTTATTACTGAAAAGGGACTTAGCGATCTGGCATGCCATTATCTGAGCAAGGCTGGTGTCAGTGCAATCAGAAGGCTAAGGAAGCCGGACAATAACAGAATTGCTAAGGCATGTGGGGCAGTTATTGTTAATAGACCTGATGAGTTGCAAGAGTCTGATGTTGGTACTGGTGCTGGTCTGTTTGAGGTGAAAAAAATTGGGGATGAATTCTTTACTTTCATTGTCGATTGCAAGGATCCGAAAGCATGTACTATACTTTTAAGGGGTGCAAGCAAAGATCTACTGAATGAAGTAGAAAGAAATCTACAG GATGCTATGTCTGTCGCTAGAAACATCATCAAGTGTCCTAAACTAGTTCCAGGTGGTGGTGGAACAGAGTTAACTGTCTCTGCCATGTTAAAACAGAAAAGTTCATCCGTTGAAGGCATAGAGAAG TGGCCTTATGAAGCTGCTGCAATTGCTTTTGAGGCTATACCACGAACTTTGGCTCAGAACTGTGGTGTGAATGTGATTCGTACTATGACCGCTCTTCAAGGAAAG CATGCGAATGGCGAGAATGCATGGATGGGCATAGACGGAAACACCGGTGAGATTGCTGACATGAAAGAGCGAAAG ATATGGGATTCCTATGTTGTAAAAGCACAGGCTTTTAAAACTGCCATTGAAGCTGCTTGCCtgcttctgagaattgatgacatTGTAAGTGGAATAAAGAAGAAGCAGGCCCCTGGAGCAAGTCAAGGTCCATCAAAACCGAAAATCGATGAAGAAGGCGATGCAGACAATGACCAGCTAATTCCAGAATGA